ATACTACAGAATCCATTAGAGGTGGCAGCAAGATTTACAATTCTCATGCTTATTTTCTTGATCCACCaagaaaatcatcaaataaaAAAACCAAAAGAAAGACCATTTACAAGCCTTCTCCTAAACACATTTCTAATTCCAATAAATTCCCTGAATTGGATTTCCTTAATTCTCCATCCTCAGAATTTgactctgattctcaatctttcaCTGAACTTGCCTCTTGTCAGTTCAGTTCTTCAGCTACTGATATAATCATAGACATGAATGGTAAAGTTCAGACCAAAGAATTCAAGAATCTAGATTCAGGCTATGATCATACCATCTCAGAACTTGACCTCCCTCCAATTCTTACCAAACAGGTCAGTGTTaagattcaaaaagaaaaagaaactaaataTTTCTCCAACTCTTCTGGTGTAAAACTACGAACAAATTCTacaaaaatagcaaacaagaaaATTAGTGTGTCATTAAAAAGGCATTCAAAGCCAAAGAAGGAGAGCTTTTCAGCTGGGAGTTTTGCAATAGTGAAAACTTCAACTGATCCTGAAAAGGATTTTAGAGAATCAATGATAGAGATGATTGTTGAGAACAATATCAAAGCATCAAAAAACTTGGAAAATCTTCTTGCTTGTTACCTTTCACTGAATTCAAATGAATATCATGATCttattatcaaagcatttcaaGAAATCTGGTTCAACTTTCCTGACCTTCACTTGTAATATAGTTTCTTAAATTAATTAGttttctcattattttttttgaaagtttgatctttttacaaataataaaagttctaTTTAGGCTCCTAGTTTTGTCATAGCTGCAAAATGTTGCcctttctttcccttttattgCATTACTATTTTTATGGGTTCCCTTGGAAAGTCCTTTAGTTTCCGGGGAGTTGTAAGTTAGAAGCTAGAAGTCCTTTAAGTTATGTGCATAGACAGtgtaaaaataatttccaaaatgaTCATATCACTTATAATGTAGTTATAAGTAAATTTATATTGATAGTGTCTTGACCCTTTGAACTACTGATTTA
Above is a window of Nicotiana tabacum cultivar K326 chromosome 8, ASM71507v2, whole genome shotgun sequence DNA encoding:
- the LOC107816188 gene encoding transcription repressor OFP3-like: MGNHKFRFSNMMPNTWFYKLRDMNKTKNHKTSTSKKKNPFSFSSTTLQNSPFSQPRSSFYYTTESIRGGSKIYNSHAYFLDPPRKSSNKKTKRKTIYKPSPKHISNSNKFPELDFLNSPSSEFDSDSQSFTELASCQFSSSATDIIIDMNGKVQTKEFKNLDSGYDHTISELDLPPILTKQVSVKIQKEKETKYFSNSSGVKLRTNSTKIANKKISVSLKRHSKPKKESFSAGSFAIVKTSTDPEKDFRESMIEMIVENNIKASKNLENLLACYLSLNSNEYHDLIIKAFQEIWFNFPDLHL